In Candidatus Paracaedimonas acanthamoebae, the genomic stretch GAATAGATTAAACCCCATGAAAAAAATACTTTTTGCTTGGCCTCTCTTCTTCTTTTTTGCAACCCCCTTCTTAGAAGCTGCTCCGGCACTTCCTTTGCCACGTTTCGCATCTCTCCGTTCCAGTGAAATTAACTTAAGAGTCGGCCCTGGAAGTGAATATCCGATTGAGTGGATTTTTAAACGTAAAGATATGCCTGTAGAAATTATTGACGAATTTGAAGTCTGGCGAAAAATCCGTGATTATGAAGGCGTCGAAGGCTGGGTCCATAAAAGCATGCTCTCCGGCGCACGCTTTGCAATTGTCACGCATGCTTTCCAACATCTTCACCGAAGCGCTGACCTCCACAGTAAAGCCGTTGCGGCCGCAGAAGCTGGTGTTATTTGTAAAATCCATGAAGTCAAAGGCGACTGGTGCCGTATTGAAGCTCAAGGCCATAAAGGCTGGGTGACGCGAGCAGCTCTCTGGGGGCTTTACCCTCATGAGACCTTATAAGATCTTGTCAGTACAATAGTCTACTTTTATAGTTGTAAACTTGCATGACTAACTATCTATTCGAATTCAGATAGTTTAATTGCCATATCTTACAAAAATTAATTGAAAACCACAAAAATAATAAAATATCTTTATTTAAAATAAATAATTATATTTGTTAAAATCTCTTATAAAGATTGGTAAATTTTATTTTTTCATAAAAAATATTTGTTTTTTAGATAACTAACTCTATATACCAATTAGGTAATAATGCAATTAGAGGTACTTCGATGAAATCAAAGATCTTAACTCTTTATACTTTTTCTCTCCTTCTTGGGGTCTCAACTACTCCCTCTCTTGCTTCCTATAACGCTCCTCTTGAGTATGAGGCCCCCAATACGAATAAACCCTCTCTCCCTCAAAAAGAGGTAACGAAAGAGCTTCTCTCTCTCGAGGAAATTCGAAAAAATTTTATCAATGAAGAAATCACTCTTGAAGAAAGATTCACGACTTATAATCCTACCTCTCTCTTTGAACAACTCATTGAGGTAATCAAGGTATTTCAACCTTCGTCTCAAGGAGGAAAAAAACTCAAAGCACTCGAAAAAGAAGCACTTAAAAATGAATTTTATGCTTCCCGCCTCCAGATCGGGATATGGTGCTTTGCTTTTCATTATTTTATGACAGGGAATATGGTTATTCCAGAAGGAAAAGAGTTTTTTGATGCTTTGTTGGACGT encodes the following:
- a CDS encoding SH3 domain-containing protein, producing the protein MKKILFAWPLFFFFATPFLEAAPALPLPRFASLRSSEINLRVGPGSEYPIEWIFKRKDMPVEIIDEFEVWRKIRDYEGVEGWVHKSMLSGARFAIVTHAFQHLHRSADLHSKAVAAAEAGVICKIHEVKGDWCRIEAQGHKGWVTRAALWGLYPHETL